In Arthrobacter sp. SLBN-112, a genomic segment contains:
- the dapC gene encoding succinyldiaminopimelate transaminase, whose protein sequence is MTAAVNSFGLALPDYPWEAMAPYVAKASEHPGGAVNLSIGTPVDPTPQLVQDALKAAADAPGYPTVHGTPALREAIAGWFERRRGVSGLDPRNIMPTVGSKELVAWLPLLLGLKPGDVVVRPKVAYPTYDIGATLAGVTSVATDNLDELDDATRARVRLIWVNSPGNPTGSVRDAESLKALVVQARELGAVVASDECYAELGWGDWDVQRGGRRVPSILDPRVAGGSHQGLLAVYSLSKQSNLAGYRAAFVAGDPGLMPNLVNSRKHAGMIVPYPVQEAMRVALGDDAHVEAQKDLYRGRRERLVPALLDFGLQIKESDAGLYLWSTAGEDTWDTVARLADLGIVVGPGVFYGDAGNGFVRVALTGSDERIDAAVARLAGAGS, encoded by the coding sequence GTGACAGCAGCAGTGAATTCGTTTGGCCTGGCCCTGCCCGATTACCCCTGGGAGGCCATGGCGCCGTACGTGGCCAAAGCCTCGGAGCATCCCGGGGGAGCGGTCAACCTTTCCATCGGAACCCCCGTCGACCCCACACCGCAACTGGTCCAGGACGCCCTGAAGGCCGCCGCCGACGCCCCGGGCTATCCCACTGTGCATGGCACGCCGGCGCTTCGGGAGGCCATCGCCGGCTGGTTCGAACGGCGGCGCGGAGTGTCCGGCCTGGATCCCCGCAATATCATGCCCACGGTGGGTTCCAAGGAACTCGTTGCGTGGCTTCCGCTGCTGCTGGGCCTCAAGCCCGGCGACGTCGTCGTACGCCCCAAGGTGGCGTACCCCACGTACGACATCGGAGCAACACTTGCCGGAGTCACCTCGGTGGCCACGGACAACCTGGACGAGCTCGACGACGCCACCCGCGCCCGCGTGCGCCTCATCTGGGTCAATTCGCCCGGCAACCCCACCGGCAGCGTGCGGGACGCGGAGTCCCTGAAAGCGCTGGTGGTCCAGGCCCGTGAACTGGGTGCCGTGGTGGCCTCCGATGAATGCTATGCAGAGCTTGGCTGGGGGGACTGGGACGTCCAGCGCGGCGGCCGGCGGGTACCCAGCATCCTTGATCCCCGCGTGGCCGGCGGCTCGCACCAAGGCCTGCTCGCCGTCTACTCGCTGAGCAAGCAGTCAAACCTGGCCGGCTACCGGGCGGCATTCGTGGCCGGCGATCCCGGTCTGATGCCCAACCTGGTCAACAGCCGCAAGCACGCGGGCATGATCGTCCCGTACCCGGTCCAGGAGGCCATGCGGGTGGCGCTGGGCGACGACGCGCATGTTGAGGCCCAGAAGGACCTCTACCGCGGCCGGCGTGAACGGCTGGTGCCTGCGCTGCTGGACTTTGGCCTGCAGATCAAGGAATCCGACGCTGGACTGTACCTCTGGTCCACCGCGGGCGAGGACACCTGGGACACGGTGGCCCGGCTCGCGGACCTGGGCATCGTGGTGGGCCCGGGCGTCTTCTATGGTGATGCCGGCAACGGCTTTGTCAGGGTTGCCCTGACCGGCTCCGACGAGCGCATTGACGCAGCGGTGGCCAGGCTGGCAGGAGCGGGCTCCTAA
- the galE gene encoding UDP-glucose 4-epimerase GalE has protein sequence MKILVTGGTGYIGSHTVLSLQEAGHDVVVIDNLVNSSEESLRRVAELSGKAAEFHHVDLVDEAAVEKVFAGSAIDAVIHFAGLKAVGESVREPLHYYYNNLVGTLNLIRVMDRHDVRSIVFSSSATVYGEHNPIPYVEKMEIGANNPYGRTKEQIEDILSDLGAADSRWHIALLRYFNPVGAHPSGRIGEDPQGIPNNLVPFIAQVAVGRREKLMVFGGDYDTPDGTCLRDYIHVVDLAEGHVAALNHIAARTGVFRWNLGSGKGSSVLEVLRSFEKAVGQPIPYEITGRRAGDLPAFWADATSALADLSWSTTKTVDQMCEDHWRWQKNNPQGYAS, from the coding sequence ATGAAAATCTTGGTTACAGGTGGCACCGGCTACATCGGTTCCCACACTGTTCTTTCCCTGCAGGAAGCCGGCCACGACGTCGTTGTCATCGACAACCTCGTCAATTCGAGCGAAGAGTCGCTGCGGCGGGTTGCCGAGCTCAGCGGCAAGGCCGCCGAGTTCCACCACGTCGACCTTGTGGACGAGGCCGCCGTCGAAAAGGTCTTTGCCGGCAGCGCCATCGACGCCGTGATCCATTTCGCCGGCCTGAAGGCCGTCGGTGAGTCGGTTCGGGAGCCGCTGCACTACTACTACAACAACCTTGTAGGCACCCTGAACCTGATCCGCGTCATGGACCGGCACGACGTCCGGTCCATCGTGTTCAGCTCGTCAGCCACCGTCTACGGGGAGCACAACCCCATCCCGTACGTGGAAAAGATGGAGATCGGCGCCAACAACCCGTACGGGCGAACCAAGGAACAGATCGAGGACATCCTCTCGGACCTCGGCGCGGCGGATTCCCGCTGGCACATAGCACTCCTGCGCTACTTCAATCCGGTGGGCGCGCACCCGTCGGGCCGGATCGGCGAAGACCCCCAGGGCATTCCCAACAACCTGGTTCCGTTCATCGCCCAGGTGGCCGTGGGCCGCCGCGAGAAGCTGATGGTCTTCGGCGGCGACTACGACACCCCGGACGGCACCTGCCTGCGCGACTACATCCACGTCGTCGACCTGGCGGAAGGTCACGTGGCCGCACTGAACCACATCGCCGCACGCACCGGCGTCTTCCGCTGGAACCTGGGCTCCGGCAAGGGTTCCTCCGTCCTGGAGGTCCTGCGCTCCTTCGAAAAGGCCGTCGGCCAGCCCATCCCCTATGAGATCACCGGCCGCCGCGCGGGAGACCTTCCGGCTTTCTGGGCGGACGCCACGTCCGCGCTGGCGGATTTGAGCTGGTCCACCACCAAGACCGTGGACCAGATGTGCGAGGACCACTGGCGCTGGCAGAAGAACAACCCGCAGGGCTACGCCTCCTAG
- the typA gene encoding translational GTPase TypA, whose protein sequence is MSETTTNTAVATASRSDLRNVAIVAHVDHGKTTLVDAMLKQTNSFAEHNHLEDRVMDSGDLEREKGITILAKNTTVAYNGPSSNGETITINVIDTPGHADFGGEVERGLSMVDGVVLLVDASEGPLPQTRFVLRKALAAHLPVILLVNKTDRPDARIDEVVHESMDLLLGLASDLADEVPDLDLDKVLEVPVVYAAAKVGRASLEQPANGAAPDNEDLEPLFKTIIEHIPAPTYNPEGVLQAHVTNLDASPFLGRLALLRIYNGTLRKGQTVAWARANGELKNVKITELLATKALDRVPAESAGPGEIVAVAGIEEITIGETLTDAENPQPLPLITVDDPAISMTIGINTSPLAGKVKGAKVTARQVKDRLDKELIGNVSIKVLPTERPDAWEVQGRGELALAILVEQMRREGFELTVGKPQVVTKTIDGKIHEPMEHMTIDVPEEYLGAVTQLMAARKGRMTNMANHGTGWCRMEFIVPARGLIGFRTKFLTDTRGAGIAASISEGYEPWAGPIEYRTNGSMIADRAGVVTPFAMINLQERGSFFVKPTSEVYEGMIVGENSRADDMDVNITKEKKLTNMRAASSDTFENLTPPRDLTLEESLEFAREDECVEVTPESIRIRKVILDTNERAKANRARAKV, encoded by the coding sequence ATGTCTGAAACCACCACCAACACCGCGGTAGCCACTGCATCGCGCAGTGACCTGCGCAACGTCGCGATTGTGGCCCACGTTGACCACGGCAAGACCACCCTGGTCGACGCCATGCTCAAGCAGACCAACTCCTTTGCCGAGCACAACCACCTCGAAGACCGCGTCATGGACTCCGGTGACCTGGAGCGTGAAAAGGGCATCACCATCCTGGCCAAGAACACCACGGTGGCCTACAACGGTCCGTCCTCCAACGGCGAGACCATCACCATCAACGTCATCGACACCCCCGGCCACGCCGACTTTGGCGGCGAGGTGGAACGCGGCCTGTCCATGGTGGACGGCGTCGTCCTTCTCGTTGACGCCTCGGAGGGCCCGCTGCCCCAGACCCGCTTCGTGCTGCGCAAGGCCCTTGCCGCCCACCTTCCCGTGATCCTGCTGGTCAACAAGACCGACCGTCCCGATGCCCGCATCGACGAAGTGGTCCACGAGTCCATGGACCTGCTCCTGGGCCTGGCCTCCGACCTTGCCGACGAGGTTCCGGACCTGGACCTGGACAAGGTCCTGGAAGTTCCCGTTGTCTACGCCGCCGCCAAGGTTGGCCGCGCATCCCTGGAGCAGCCCGCCAACGGTGCCGCCCCGGACAACGAGGACCTCGAGCCGCTGTTCAAGACCATCATCGAGCACATCCCCGCTCCCACCTACAACCCCGAAGGTGTCCTGCAGGCTCACGTCACCAACCTGGACGCGTCCCCGTTCCTGGGCCGCCTGGCGCTGCTGCGCATCTACAACGGCACCCTGCGCAAGGGCCAGACAGTTGCCTGGGCGCGCGCCAACGGTGAACTCAAGAACGTCAAGATCACCGAACTCCTGGCCACCAAGGCGCTGGACCGCGTTCCGGCAGAATCCGCCGGACCGGGCGAGATCGTCGCCGTCGCCGGCATCGAGGAAATCACCATCGGTGAGACCCTGACCGATGCCGAGAACCCGCAGCCGCTGCCGCTGATCACCGTGGACGATCCCGCGATCTCCATGACCATCGGTATCAACACCTCGCCGCTGGCCGGCAAGGTCAAGGGCGCCAAGGTCACCGCCCGCCAGGTCAAGGACCGCCTTGACAAGGAACTGATCGGTAACGTCTCCATCAAGGTGCTCCCCACCGAGCGTCCCGACGCCTGGGAAGTCCAGGGCCGCGGCGAGCTCGCGCTGGCCATCCTGGTCGAGCAGATGCGTCGCGAAGGCTTCGAGCTGACCGTCGGCAAGCCGCAGGTTGTCACTAAGACCATCGACGGCAAGATCCACGAGCCGATGGAGCACATGACCATCGACGTCCCCGAAGAATACCTCGGCGCCGTCACCCAGCTCATGGCAGCCCGCAAGGGCCGCATGACCAACATGGCGAACCACGGCACCGGCTGGTGCCGCATGGAGTTCATCGTTCCGGCCCGCGGCCTGATCGGTTTCCGTACCAAGTTCCTTACGGACACCCGTGGGGCCGGCATCGCCGCCTCCATCTCCGAGGGCTACGAGCCGTGGGCCGGCCCGATCGAGTACCGCACCAACGGTTCCATGATCGCCGACCGCGCCGGTGTTGTGACGCCGTTCGCCATGATCAACCTGCAGGAGCGCGGCTCCTTCTTCGTCAAGCCCACCTCCGAGGTGTACGAGGGCATGATCGTCGGCGAGAACTCCCGCGCCGACGACATGGACGTCAATATCACCAAGGAAAAGAAGCTCACCAACATGCGTGCCGCTTCTTCGGACACCTTCGAGAACCTGACGCCCCCGCGCGACCTGACCCTCGAAGAGTCCCTCGAATTCGCCCGTGAAGACGAGTGCGTCGAGGTCACCCCGGAATCCATCCGCATCCGCAAGGTCATCCTGGACACCAACGAGCGCGCCAAGGCCAACCGCGCCCGAGCCAAGGTATAA
- a CDS encoding SGNH/GDSL hydrolase family protein produces the protein MPRATAIAPSGAARAATIMASGLLAASAVLGLAGCGSPAGNGVNSISRAAASGGQAPAAAAMKANVAATSRLLNAGNGRLEAVLPDISRTVLLIGDSQSEPLDGWPRLGLAAAGYDVYFCGRGGTGYVAANGATGNYADALERGDWLLPSGTPALIVIEGGGNDAATSASNTQIVRNAGRLIADLKTRYPGTRMAMIGTLARGANDGGGRRSEVDALLGSVAAAHGMPFVSTGDWLTRYGLAKDLADSVHMNAQGRVALGVILERRLRELGLDRKSAADQGSLAAAPAGISRLQD, from the coding sequence ATGCCCCGTGCCACGGCCATCGCGCCCAGCGGCGCCGCCCGGGCCGCCACCATCATGGCGTCCGGCCTCCTTGCAGCGTCCGCGGTCCTGGGGCTCGCCGGGTGCGGTTCGCCCGCCGGCAATGGCGTCAACTCAATCTCCCGGGCGGCGGCGTCCGGTGGACAAGCGCCGGCTGCCGCTGCCATGAAGGCCAACGTGGCAGCCACGTCCCGGCTGTTGAATGCCGGGAACGGGAGGCTTGAGGCGGTACTACCGGACATCAGCCGGACTGTCCTGCTGATTGGGGATTCCCAATCGGAGCCCCTGGACGGCTGGCCGCGACTGGGCCTGGCCGCAGCCGGGTACGACGTATATTTTTGCGGGCGGGGAGGCACGGGGTACGTCGCGGCAAACGGTGCCACCGGGAACTACGCTGACGCCCTGGAGCGCGGGGACTGGCTGCTCCCCTCAGGCACTCCGGCCCTGATCGTCATCGAAGGGGGCGGCAATGACGCCGCCACCAGCGCAAGCAACACCCAAATTGTCCGCAACGCCGGGCGGCTGATCGCCGATCTCAAAACCCGCTACCCCGGCACCCGGATGGCAATGATCGGAACCCTGGCACGGGGAGCAAACGACGGCGGCGGGCGGCGGAGCGAGGTGGACGCTTTGCTGGGCTCCGTGGCTGCTGCCCATGGCATGCCTTTTGTTTCCACCGGCGACTGGCTTACCCGGTACGGGCTGGCCAAGGACCTGGCTGACTCCGTCCACATGAACGCCCAAGGCCGCGTGGCCCTGGGCGTGATCCTTGAGCGCCGGCTCCGCGAGCTGGGGCTGGACCGGAAGTCGGCCGCGGACCAGGGTTCCCTGGCGGCGGCCCCTGCCGGCATCAGCCGGCTGCAGGACTGA
- a CDS encoding TetR family transcriptional regulator C-terminal domain-containing protein: MPKIVDAGARRQDVVQAVLRIIAVDGLERASLREVADEAGLAVGSVRHYFAGSDELLAFSFGAVVDRVVGRLQGLLPAVDGAVHGSPEHRQAVLTLLGGLLPLDQESAVEACAWMAFKNAARIRPFLAAVADRSHREVAAVIGRVVASLLPDEPQENLVVEAERLLATLDGLCMHALLQPGWMTAQMCGDVLERHLDGLAR; the protein is encoded by the coding sequence GTGCCCAAAATTGTAGATGCAGGTGCCCGGCGGCAGGATGTGGTCCAGGCGGTTCTCCGCATCATCGCCGTTGACGGGCTTGAACGCGCTTCGCTGCGCGAAGTGGCCGACGAAGCCGGCCTGGCGGTCGGTTCCGTTCGGCACTACTTCGCAGGAAGCGATGAGCTCCTGGCCTTCTCATTTGGAGCAGTCGTAGACCGCGTCGTCGGCAGGCTTCAGGGCCTGCTGCCCGCCGTGGACGGCGCCGTCCACGGCAGCCCGGAACACCGCCAGGCCGTTTTAACCCTGCTGGGCGGGTTGTTGCCCCTGGACCAGGAAAGTGCGGTGGAGGCATGCGCGTGGATGGCCTTCAAGAACGCGGCGCGGATCAGGCCATTCCTTGCAGCCGTTGCGGACCGCAGCCACCGGGAGGTCGCTGCCGTCATCGGGCGTGTGGTTGCCTCGCTGCTGCCGGATGAACCGCAGGAGAACCTGGTGGTAGAGGCGGAGCGGTTGCTGGCCACGCTGGACGGCCTATGCATGCACGCCTTGCTGCAGCCGGGCTGGATGACTGCGCAGATGTGCGGCGATGTCCTTGAGCGGCACCTGGACGGGCTGGCACGTTGA
- the fdxA gene encoding ferredoxin produces MTYVIAQPCVDVKDKACIEECPVDCIYEGERSLYIHPDECVDCGACEPVCPVEAIYYEDDTPDEWADYYKANVEFFDDLGSPGGAAKIGNTGKDHPMIAALPPQNQDH; encoded by the coding sequence GTGACGTACGTAATCGCGCAGCCGTGTGTGGATGTTAAGGACAAGGCATGCATCGAAGAATGCCCCGTGGACTGCATCTATGAGGGCGAGCGTTCGCTGTACATCCATCCGGACGAGTGCGTCGACTGCGGCGCCTGCGAACCCGTCTGCCCGGTGGAGGCCATTTACTACGAGGATGACACCCCGGATGAGTGGGCTGACTACTACAAGGCGAACGTCGAGTTCTTCGATGACCTTGGATCCCCGGGCGGCGCAGCCAAGATCGGCAACACGGGCAAGGACCACCCCATGATCGCCGCGCTGCCGCCGCAGAACCAAGACCACTGA
- a CDS encoding ABC transporter ATP-binding protein — MTTPDVRIDEAGTTGVRPLLEIRDLAITFKTGSGEVKAVRDAHLTIMPGETVAIVGESGSGKSTTALAAIGLLPNNGKVSGGQILLDGEDIAHASEQRMIELRGNTIGMVPQDPMSNLNPVWKIGYQVRETLRANGRPSGPDDIAKVLAQAGLPDAKRRANQYPHEFSGGMRQRALIAIGLSCQPRLLIADEPTSALDVTVQRQILDHLETMTNELGTSVLLITHDLGLAAERADKVVVMYQGRVVEAGPSLELLRNPQHPYTKRLVESAPSLASRRIQVAKEQGVETTDLLAPAAETAKSDTFLQIQDLRKVYKLRQGLGKAADFAAVDGVSFDVRRGTTTAIVGESGSGKSTVAKMVLQLEKPTDGRILFDGVDTSVLKPAELFKFRRRVQPIFQDPYGSLDPMYNIYRTIEEPLRVHKIGDQASREKKVRTLLDQVSLPQSAMQRYPNELSGGQRQRVAIARALALDPEVIICDEAVSALDVLVQAQVLNLLADLQANLGLTYLFITHDLAVVRQIADHVCVMEKGRLVETGSTDDVFEAPQQDYTKALLNAIPGAKLMLPPEVA; from the coding sequence ATGACAACTCCAGACGTCCGCATTGATGAGGCCGGCACCACCGGGGTCAGGCCGCTGCTCGAAATCCGGGACCTCGCCATCACCTTCAAGACAGGTAGCGGTGAGGTCAAGGCCGTCCGGGACGCCCATCTGACCATCATGCCCGGCGAAACAGTAGCCATCGTGGGGGAGTCCGGGTCCGGCAAGTCCACCACAGCGTTGGCGGCCATCGGCCTCCTGCCCAACAACGGCAAGGTATCCGGCGGCCAGATCCTGCTCGACGGCGAGGACATTGCCCACGCCAGTGAGCAGCGCATGATCGAACTGCGCGGCAACACCATCGGCATGGTCCCGCAGGACCCCATGTCCAACCTGAACCCGGTCTGGAAGATCGGCTACCAGGTCCGGGAAACGCTGCGTGCGAACGGCCGGCCCAGCGGGCCGGACGACATCGCCAAGGTGCTCGCCCAGGCAGGACTGCCGGACGCCAAGCGCCGGGCCAACCAGTACCCGCACGAGTTCTCGGGCGGCATGCGCCAGCGTGCCCTGATCGCCATTGGCCTGTCCTGCCAGCCGCGCCTGCTGATTGCGGATGAGCCAACGTCGGCCCTTGACGTCACGGTCCAGCGGCAGATCCTGGACCACCTGGAAACCATGACCAACGAACTGGGCACCTCGGTCCTGTTGATCACCCACGACCTCGGCCTGGCGGCCGAGCGTGCGGACAAGGTGGTGGTCATGTACCAGGGCCGCGTCGTTGAAGCGGGACCGTCGCTGGAGCTGCTCCGCAACCCGCAGCACCCGTACACCAAACGGCTCGTGGAGTCCGCACCGTCCCTGGCCAGCCGCCGCATCCAGGTGGCCAAGGAACAGGGCGTGGAGACGACGGACCTGCTGGCGCCGGCCGCGGAAACAGCGAAGTCCGATACCTTCCTCCAGATCCAGGACCTGCGGAAGGTGTACAAGCTCCGCCAGGGGCTGGGCAAGGCGGCGGATTTCGCGGCCGTTGACGGCGTGAGCTTCGACGTTCGGCGAGGAACCACGACGGCGATCGTGGGGGAGTCGGGGTCCGGCAAGTCCACGGTGGCCAAGATGGTGCTCCAGCTTGAGAAGCCGACAGATGGCAGGATCCTGTTCGACGGCGTCGACACTTCCGTGCTGAAACCGGCTGAACTGTTCAAGTTCCGCAGGCGGGTCCAGCCGATCTTCCAGGACCCGTACGGCTCCCTCGATCCGATGTACAACATCTACCGCACGATCGAAGAACCGCTCCGCGTCCACAAGATCGGGGACCAGGCCAGCCGGGAAAAGAAAGTCCGGACTCTGCTGGACCAGGTGTCATTGCCGCAGTCCGCCATGCAGCGGTACCCGAACGAACTCTCCGGTGGCCAACGGCAGCGTGTTGCCATTGCGCGTGCCCTGGCGCTGGATCCCGAGGTCATCATCTGTGACGAGGCCGTGTCCGCGCTCGATGTCCTGGTGCAGGCGCAGGTGCTGAACCTGCTCGCAGACCTGCAGGCCAACCTTGGGCTGACCTACCTGTTCATCACCCACGACCTTGCCGTGGTGCGGCAGATTGCCGACCATGTGTGCGTGATGGAAAAGGGACGGCTGGTTGAAACCGGGTCTACGGACGATGTCTTCGAGGCGCCGCAGCAGGACTACACGAAGGCGCTGCTCAACGCCATCCCCGGTGCGAAGCTGATGCTGCCGCCTGAAGTGGCATAG
- a CDS encoding citrate synthase gives MTETNNAATLLHAGGELKLPRIQVVEGNEGYDVSKLLKQTGAVTFDPGFMNTAATTSAITYIDGDAGILRYRGYPIEQLAQHSSFLEVSYLLIYGNLPTPTELDEFDQKIRRHTLLHEELKGFFGGFPRDAHPMPVLSSAVSALSTFYQDSLDPFNAEQVEVSTIRLMAKLPVIAAYAHKKSIGQPMLYPDNSMNLVENFLRLSFGLPAEQYELDPVIVKALDLLLILHADHEQNCSTSTVRLVGSSNANLFASVSAGINALFGPAHGGANEAVLKMLRQIQAEGLKPEDYMEKVKNKEDGVRLMGFGHRVYKNYDPRAKIVKATAHEILSKLGGNDELLDIAMRLEEKALSDDYFIQRKLYPNVDFYTGLIYKAMGFPEKMFTVLFAIGRLPGWIAQWREMISDPNTKIGRPRQLYIGEPERDYPAR, from the coding sequence ATGACTGAGACCAACAATGCTGCGACCCTGCTCCATGCAGGTGGCGAGCTGAAGCTCCCGCGCATCCAGGTTGTTGAAGGGAACGAGGGTTACGACGTCTCCAAGCTGCTGAAGCAGACCGGCGCCGTGACTTTTGACCCCGGCTTCATGAACACCGCAGCAACCACCTCGGCAATCACCTACATCGATGGCGATGCGGGCATCCTGCGCTACCGCGGATACCCCATCGAGCAGCTGGCGCAGCACTCCAGCTTCCTTGAGGTGTCCTACCTGCTGATCTACGGCAACCTGCCGACGCCCACCGAGCTGGACGAGTTCGACCAGAAGATCCGGCGCCACACCCTGCTGCACGAGGAGCTCAAGGGCTTCTTCGGCGGCTTCCCCCGCGACGCGCACCCGATGCCGGTGCTGTCCTCCGCAGTATCCGCCCTGTCCACGTTCTACCAGGACTCGCTGGACCCGTTCAACGCCGAACAGGTGGAGGTTTCCACCATCCGCCTGATGGCCAAGCTGCCGGTCATCGCCGCTTACGCGCACAAGAAGTCCATCGGCCAGCCCATGCTGTACCCGGACAACTCCATGAACCTGGTGGAGAACTTCCTGCGCCTCAGCTTCGGCCTGCCGGCCGAGCAGTACGAGCTGGACCCGGTGATCGTCAAGGCACTGGACCTGCTCCTCATCCTGCACGCGGACCACGAGCAGAACTGCTCCACCTCCACGGTGCGCCTGGTGGGCTCCTCCAACGCCAACCTCTTCGCCTCCGTTTCCGCAGGCATCAACGCACTCTTCGGCCCCGCCCACGGCGGCGCCAATGAAGCCGTCCTGAAGATGCTCCGCCAGATCCAGGCCGAGGGCCTCAAGCCCGAGGACTACATGGAGAAGGTCAAGAACAAGGAAGACGGCGTCCGCCTCATGGGCTTCGGGCACCGGGTCTACAAGAACTACGATCCGCGCGCCAAGATCGTCAAGGCCACGGCCCACGAGATCCTCAGCAAGCTCGGCGGCAACGACGAGCTGCTGGACATCGCCATGCGGCTGGAGGAGAAGGCGCTCAGCGATGACTACTTCATCCAACGCAAGCTCTACCCGAATGTGGACTTCTACACCGGCCTGATCTACAAGGCGATGGGCTTCCCGGAAAAGATGTTCACCGTCCTGTTCGCCATTGGCCGCCTGCCGGGATGGATCGCGCAGTGGCGTGAAATGATCAGCGACCCCAACACCAAGATCGGCCGCCCGCGCCAGCTGTACATCGGCGAGCCGGAGCGGGACTACCCGGCACGCTGA